From one Bombus affinis isolate iyBomAffi1 chromosome 9, iyBomAffi1.2, whole genome shotgun sequence genomic stretch:
- the LOC126919921 gene encoding protein still life, isoforms C/SIF type 2 isoform X7, giving the protein MVEPRWSIKCMNSTLNLLNPSSSYTDLKTLHKKHCRKYFCLCKRHIISVICINETRKLYWFNYKNVREKVNFGLGDGYYYKLLRIINGALNTWAQHYIHGFSIARKEIMFKINGTAKKNMKLLKEGCYCHYHPHMTADACNADFLKKVVSFWAGEGFWGLREKLRGMTNYAKKMSDDDKMSLTTAVSDDDDGESVINSPYRGKQTGTAAASFNCTGAVRKAGFLSVKKWLLRKKHQIELARKRGWKGYWVCLKGTTLLFYPCDSQESRAMEAAPKHLIIVDGAIMQPIPEHPKRDYIFCLSTAFGDAYLFQAPCQVELENWVNSIHSACAAAFARHRGKTGTLHLLQEEIFRLEKAIESDHKLKHMADLQQSVVSDVETKQQINNQIVQWEENLERLHCEQFRLRCYMASLQSGELPNPKSLLTHVSRATKQTLNKLGVFTVSSFHAFICARSPSLLNNLLAGRGATKRRPPLLSRSNSGSSRRSLQISSRDDEKTVKVYVPENQLVSVFVRDAMTVEEFLASACNRKNLNPMEHFVRVKKRRDMEDHNYFVPHRTDMIETYLHTHEIVEVCAKILYQVELQRNTLEQMWGFSVEAELIENSDRQDELCCYVSRVEDKSVAMQNGIIKGDEIMVINGAIVSDLDMMYLESVLQEEVGLCMMMRSSRTEPPDLTGIMRVTDDIIESLVCPPPPSDPPVISEEMISGLIVPAPGWSKESIAQECTSAAHMENGKQTSRTNSFEIENLLKTAEQVTGICRSPGETRKSSPTGSVVSSHSQAMTPSRQLSDAEKLKKVILELIETERTYVKNLNNLLENYLEPLKRETFLSNAEINALFGNIQEIVTFQRQFLQNLDHAIEMEADFNNFDHPSQFKGVLFSIGSAFLYYVNHFKLYSSFCASHSKAQKVLHPNEGNQALQEFLQARNPRQQHSSTLESYLIKPIQRILKYPLLLQQLRNLTDERSEEHQHLIEALKGMEKVAEHINEMQRIHEEYGAIFDHLFRQHQKSCKQPIDLSPGDLLYYGGVEWLNISDFLGKIKKGLELHAMCFVFKSAVVFLCKERLRQKKKLMGVSTKANSSEVEIIRYQVLIPVTEVQVRASSAKDMESHFLWELIHLRSQLQRRSEKVYVLSNSTTEFRNAFLRTIRQIIRESVRNMSIPSTKQNLNQPPITISPRMSTGHVEKFEKQSASQGQNGSNSSAVTTGTLSKKTVKPQILPTSHNVKRKYSQSKQTVEHESSEDKDIEEPAGAINQQQTTFRSRSKTISDTSGEVKVEMDSGTKSEGEEDSQAFLGEKKANLGRTPNHLTLSTTSTISAGSTGSQARLIQSSHQPENYQPIAVKELGSPIWKPRELPSLGESTTLPRKGKSASEFGDISSSHSASRKSLIEINNCAQQSNCNNHV; this is encoded by the exons ATGGTAGAACCGAGATGGTCGATCAAGTGCATGAATAGTACCTTGAATCTGTTGAATCCGAGCAGCAGCTACACAGATTTGAAAACACTTCACAAGAAACATTGCAGAAAGTACTTTTGCCTTTGCAAAAGGCACATCATCAGCGTAATATGTATCAATGAAACGAGAAAATTGTATTGGTTTAATTACAAGAACGTTCGAGAAAAAGTCAACTTTGGTCTCGGTGACGGTTACTACTACAAGTTGCTTAGGATCATTAACGGTGCTTTGAACACTTGGGCTCAGCATTACATCCACGGTTTCAGCATTGCCCGCAAAGAGATCATGTTCAAGATAAACGGCACCGCCAAGAAAAATATGAAGCTCCTGAAGGAAGGTTGCTACTGTCATTACCATCCGCATATGACAGCGGATGCTTGCAACGCCGACTTTCTAAAAAAAGTCGTAAGTTTTTGGGCTGGTGAAGGCTTTTGGGGATTACGCGAAAAGCTTCGCGGTATGACAAATTATGCTAAAAAG ATGTCAGACGATGATAAAATGTCGCTAACTACTGCCGTTAGCGATGACGACGATGGTGAAAGTGTCATAAATTCTCCATATCGAGGAAAACAGACTGGTACCGCTGCAGCTTCGTTCAATTGCACGGGAGCAGTTCGAAAAGCTGG ATTTTTAAGCGTGAAAAAATGGCTGTTACGAAAGAAGCATCAAATCGAGCTGGCGAGGAAAAGGGGTTGGAAAGGTTATTGGGTTTGTTTAAAGGGAACTACCCTTCTCTTCTATCCTTGTGATTCGCAAGAAAGTAGAGCCATGGAGGCAGCACCAAAACATTTGATTATAGTCGATGGTGCAATAATGCAACCAATTCCGGAACATCCAAAACGGGATTACATATTTTGCTTGAGCACCGCATTCGGCGATGCTTATTTATTCCAG GCACCATGTCAAGTGGAACTCGAAAACTGGGTGAACAGCATACATTCAGCATGTGCCGCTGCGTTTGCACGTCATCGTGGTAAAACCGGAACCCTTCATTTATTGCAAGAAGAAATATTTCGCTTAGAGAAAGCGATAGAGTCG GATCATAAACTAAAACACATGGCGGATCTTCAGCAGTCTGTCGTATCCGATGTAGAAACAAAACAGCAGATTAATAATCAAATTGTTCAATGGGAAGAAAATTTGGAGCGACTTCATTGCGAGCAATTCCGACTAAGATGCTATATGGCGAGTTTACAGAGTGGCGAATTACCAAACCCAAAG AGTTTATTGACGCACGTATCTCGTGCTACGAAGCAAACATTAAACAAATTAGGAGTCTTTACCGTATCGTCGTTTCATGCTTTTATATGCGCACGAAGTCCTTCGTTGCTGAATAATCTACTAGCAGGACGAGGAGCTACCAAGAGAAGACCACCGTTACTATCGAGATCCAATAGTGGATCGAGTAGGAGATCCCTTCAAATATCGTCTAGAGATGATGAGAAAACCGTGAAGGTGTATGTGCCGGAAAATCAG CTGGTATCCGTCTTTGTGCGTGACGCTATGACAGTAGAGGAATTCCTTGCGAGTGCTTGCAACAGGAAAAACCTTAATCCGATGGAACATTTCGTTCGTGTAAAGAAACGACGCGACATGGAAGATCATAATTATTTCGTACCACATAGAACGGACATGATAGAAACTTAT tTGCACACTCATGAGATTGTTGAAGTTTGCGCGAAAATCCTATATCAAGTAGAGCTACAGAGGAATACTCTTGAACAAATGTGGGGCTTTTCGGTGGAAGCAGAATTAATTGAGAATTCTGATCGGCAGGATGAATTGTGTTGTTATGTTAGCAGGGTTGAAGATAAGAGCGTCGCAATGCAAAATG GAATCATTAAAGGAGACGAGATCATGGTAATTAACGGTGCAATAGTAAGCGATTTAGACATGATGTACTTGGAAAGTGTGTTGCAAGAAGAAGTTGGTCTATGTATGATGATGAGATCTTCGCGAACTGAACCACCAGATCTTACAGGCATAATGAGAGTCACCGATGACATAATCGAGAGTTTGGTTTGTCCGCCACCACCTTCTGATCCACCGGTTATAAGCGAAGAAATGATTTCTGGTTTAATCGTTCCAGCCCCCGGATGGA GCAAAGAAAGTATCGCACAGGAGTGTACGTCAGCAGCTCACATGGAAAATGGCAAACAAACATCTCGCACAAATTCATTCGAAATAGAAAACTTATTGAAAACCGCCGAACAAGTAACTGGTATCTGTCGATCACCTGGTGAAACAAGAAAATCTAGTCCCACTGGAAGTGTTGTTAGTTCTCATTCTCAAGCTATGACGCCGAGTCGGCAATTAAGCGATGCTGAGAAATTGAAGAAAGTTATTTTAGAATTAATTGAAACTGAACGTACTTATGTGAAG AACTTAAATAATTTGCTGGAGAACTACTTAGAACCCCTCAAACGCGAAACATTCTTATCGAATGCAGAGATAAACGCATTGTTTGGGAACATACAAGAGATTGTTACATTTCAACGACAATTTCTACAAAATCTTGATCATGCGATCGAGATGGAAGCTGATTTCAATAATTTCGACCATCCTAGTCAATTTAAG GGTGTCCTGTTTTCTATTGGAAGTGCCTTCTTATATTACGTAAATCATTTCAAGTTGTACAGTTCGTTTTGTGCTAGCCACTCAAAAGCACAAAAGGTTTTACATCCAA atGAAGGAAACCAAGCTTTACAAGAGTTCCTGCAAGCGCGCAATCCAAGGCAGCAACATTCGTCGACTTTAGAATCATACTTGATAAAACCTATTCAACGAATACTGAAATATCCGTTGTTGTTACAACAGCTTCGAAACCTAACTGACGAACGAAGTGAAGAGCACCAGCACTTGATTG AAGCCTTAAAAGGAATGGAGAAAGTAGCAGAACACATCAATGAAATGCAAAGGATTCACGAAGAATACGGAGCTATCTTTGATCACTTGTTCAGGCAACATCAAAAGTCTTGCAAACAG CCGATCGACTTAAGTCCAGGAGATCTTTTATATTATGGAGGGGTCGAATGGCTCAATATTTCCGACTTTCTTGGTAAAATCAAGAAAGGGCTGGAACTGCACGCAATGTGTTTTGTGTTTAAGTCTGCTGTCGTATTCTTGTGTAAAGAAAGGTTGAGACAGAAGAAGAAGCTTAtg GGGGTATCCACTAAAGCGAATTCCAGTGAGGTAGAAATAATTCGCTATCAAGTATTAATTCCTGTAACGGAAGTACAAGTTAGAGCTAGTTCCGCCAAAGATATGGAATCTCATTTCCTGTGGGAATTGATCCACTTAAGAAGTCAATTACAGAGAAGATCGGAGAAAGTATACGTGCTTTCTAACAG CACAACAGAATTCAGAAATGCATTTTTGAGGACGATACGTCAAATTATTCGAGAATCGGTTCGAAATATGAGTATACCATCGACGAAGCAGAACTTGAACCAACCACCGATTACCATTTCACCACGAATGTCAACTGGACATGTTGAAAAGTTTGAGAAACAGTCGGCAAGCCAGGGACAAAATGGCAGTAACAGTAGCGCCGTAACTACCGGTACGCTATCGAAAAAAACGGTTAAACCACAAATATTGCCAACTTCccataacgtaaaacgaaaaTATAGCCAATCGAAGCAAACGGTAGAGCATGAAAGTTCCGAAGATAAAGATATCGAGGAGCCAGCAGGCGCGATCAATCAACAGCAAACGACATTTCGCTCCCGAAGCAAGACTATCAGCGATACATCCG GAGAGGTGAAAGTCGAGATGGATTCAGGAACAAAATCCGAAGGAGAAGAAGATTCGCAAGCTTTTTTAGGTGAGAAGAAGGCGAATTTGGGCCGCACACCGAATCATTTGACTTTGAGCACCACTTCAACAATTTCAGCAGGAAGTACGGGTAGTCAGGCGAGACTGATCCAATCTTCTCATCAACCGGAAAATTATCAGCCGATCGCAGTCAAGGAACTTG GTTCGCCGATTTGGAAACCACGGGAATTACCCTCGCTAGGAGAGTCTACGACGTTGCCACGTAAGGGTAAGTCGGCCAGCGAGTTTGGGGATATAAGCTCATCTCATAGCGCCTCCCGAAAGTCTCTGATAGAAATCAATAATTGTGCTCAACAATCTAACTGTAATAACCACGTTTAA
- the LOC126919921 gene encoding protein still life, isoforms C/SIF type 2 isoform X8, translated as MVEPRWSIKCMNSTLNLLNPSSSYTDLKTLHKKHCRKYFCLCKRHIISVICINETRKLYWFNYKNVREKVNFGLGDGYYYKLLRIINGALNTWAQHYIHGFSIARKEIMFKINGTAKKNMKLLKEGCYCHYHPHMTADACNADFLKKVMSDDDKMSLTTAVSDDDDGESVINSPYRGKQTGTAAASFNCTGAVRKAGFLSVKKWLLRKKHQIELARKRGWKGYWVCLKGTTLLFYPCDSQESRAMEAAPKHLIIVDGAIMQPIPEHPKRDYIFCLSTAFGDAYLFQAPCQVELENWVNSIHSACAAAFARHRGKTGTLHLLQEEIFRLEKAIESDHKLKHMADLQQSVVSDVETKQQINNQIVQWEENLERLHCEQFRLRCYMASLQSGELPNPKSLLTHVSRATKQTLNKLGVFTVSSFHAFICARSPSLLNNLLAGRGATKRRPPLLSRSNSGSSRRSLQISSRDDEKTVKVYVPENQLVSVFVRDAMTVEEFLASACNRKNLNPMEHFVRVKKRRDMEDHNYFVPHRTDMIETYLHTHEIVEVCAKILYQVELQRNTLEQMWGFSVEAELIENSDRQDELCCYVSRVEDKSVAMQNGIIKGDEIMVINGAIVSDLDMMYLESVLQEEVGLCMMMRSSRTEPPDLTGIMRVTDDIIESLVCPPPPSDPPVISEEMISGLIVPAPGWSKESIAQECTSAAHMENGKQTSRTNSFEIENLLKTAEQVTGICRSPGETRKSSPTGSVVSSHSQAMTPSRQLSDAEKLKKVILELIETERTYVKNLNNLLENYLEPLKRETFLSNAEINALFGNIQEIVTFQRQFLQNLDHAIEMEADFNNFDHPSQFKGVLFSIGSAFLYYVNHFKLYSSFCASHSKAQKVLHPNEGNQALQEFLQARNPRQQHSSTLESYLIKPIQRILKYPLLLQQLRNLTDERSEEHQHLIEALKGMEKVAEHINEMQRIHEEYGAIFDHLFRQHQKSCKQPIDLSPGDLLYYGGVEWLNISDFLGKIKKGLELHAMCFVFKSAVVFLCKERLRQKKKLMGVSTKANSSEVEIIRYQVLIPVTEVQVRASSAKDMESHFLWELIHLRSQLQRRSEKVYVLSNSTTEFRNAFLRTIRQIIRESVRNMSIPSTKQNLNQPPITISPRMSTGHVEKFEKQSASQGQNGSNSSAVTTGTLSKKTVKPQILPTSHNVKRKYSQSKQTVEHESSEDKDIEEPAGAINQQQTTFRSRSKTISDTSGEVKVEMDSGTKSEGEEDSQAFLGEKKANLGRTPNHLTLSTTSTISAGSTGSQARLIQSSHQPENYQPIAVKELGSPIWKPRELPSLGESTTLPRKGKSASEFGDISSSHSASRKSLIEINNCAQQSNCNNHV; from the exons ATGGTAGAACCGAGATGGTCGATCAAGTGCATGAATAGTACCTTGAATCTGTTGAATCCGAGCAGCAGCTACACAGATTTGAAAACACTTCACAAGAAACATTGCAGAAAGTACTTTTGCCTTTGCAAAAGGCACATCATCAGCGTAATATGTATCAATGAAACGAGAAAATTGTATTGGTTTAATTACAAGAACGTTCGAGAAAAAGTCAACTTTGGTCTCGGTGACGGTTACTACTACAAGTTGCTTAGGATCATTAACGGTGCTTTGAACACTTGGGCTCAGCATTACATCCACGGTTTCAGCATTGCCCGCAAAGAGATCATGTTCAAGATAAACGGCACCGCCAAGAAAAATATGAAGCTCCTGAAGGAAGGTTGCTACTGTCATTACCATCCGCATATGACAGCGGATGCTTGCAACGCCGACTTTCTAAAAAAAGTC ATGTCAGACGATGATAAAATGTCGCTAACTACTGCCGTTAGCGATGACGACGATGGTGAAAGTGTCATAAATTCTCCATATCGAGGAAAACAGACTGGTACCGCTGCAGCTTCGTTCAATTGCACGGGAGCAGTTCGAAAAGCTGG ATTTTTAAGCGTGAAAAAATGGCTGTTACGAAAGAAGCATCAAATCGAGCTGGCGAGGAAAAGGGGTTGGAAAGGTTATTGGGTTTGTTTAAAGGGAACTACCCTTCTCTTCTATCCTTGTGATTCGCAAGAAAGTAGAGCCATGGAGGCAGCACCAAAACATTTGATTATAGTCGATGGTGCAATAATGCAACCAATTCCGGAACATCCAAAACGGGATTACATATTTTGCTTGAGCACCGCATTCGGCGATGCTTATTTATTCCAG GCACCATGTCAAGTGGAACTCGAAAACTGGGTGAACAGCATACATTCAGCATGTGCCGCTGCGTTTGCACGTCATCGTGGTAAAACCGGAACCCTTCATTTATTGCAAGAAGAAATATTTCGCTTAGAGAAAGCGATAGAGTCG GATCATAAACTAAAACACATGGCGGATCTTCAGCAGTCTGTCGTATCCGATGTAGAAACAAAACAGCAGATTAATAATCAAATTGTTCAATGGGAAGAAAATTTGGAGCGACTTCATTGCGAGCAATTCCGACTAAGATGCTATATGGCGAGTTTACAGAGTGGCGAATTACCAAACCCAAAG AGTTTATTGACGCACGTATCTCGTGCTACGAAGCAAACATTAAACAAATTAGGAGTCTTTACCGTATCGTCGTTTCATGCTTTTATATGCGCACGAAGTCCTTCGTTGCTGAATAATCTACTAGCAGGACGAGGAGCTACCAAGAGAAGACCACCGTTACTATCGAGATCCAATAGTGGATCGAGTAGGAGATCCCTTCAAATATCGTCTAGAGATGATGAGAAAACCGTGAAGGTGTATGTGCCGGAAAATCAG CTGGTATCCGTCTTTGTGCGTGACGCTATGACAGTAGAGGAATTCCTTGCGAGTGCTTGCAACAGGAAAAACCTTAATCCGATGGAACATTTCGTTCGTGTAAAGAAACGACGCGACATGGAAGATCATAATTATTTCGTACCACATAGAACGGACATGATAGAAACTTAT tTGCACACTCATGAGATTGTTGAAGTTTGCGCGAAAATCCTATATCAAGTAGAGCTACAGAGGAATACTCTTGAACAAATGTGGGGCTTTTCGGTGGAAGCAGAATTAATTGAGAATTCTGATCGGCAGGATGAATTGTGTTGTTATGTTAGCAGGGTTGAAGATAAGAGCGTCGCAATGCAAAATG GAATCATTAAAGGAGACGAGATCATGGTAATTAACGGTGCAATAGTAAGCGATTTAGACATGATGTACTTGGAAAGTGTGTTGCAAGAAGAAGTTGGTCTATGTATGATGATGAGATCTTCGCGAACTGAACCACCAGATCTTACAGGCATAATGAGAGTCACCGATGACATAATCGAGAGTTTGGTTTGTCCGCCACCACCTTCTGATCCACCGGTTATAAGCGAAGAAATGATTTCTGGTTTAATCGTTCCAGCCCCCGGATGGA GCAAAGAAAGTATCGCACAGGAGTGTACGTCAGCAGCTCACATGGAAAATGGCAAACAAACATCTCGCACAAATTCATTCGAAATAGAAAACTTATTGAAAACCGCCGAACAAGTAACTGGTATCTGTCGATCACCTGGTGAAACAAGAAAATCTAGTCCCACTGGAAGTGTTGTTAGTTCTCATTCTCAAGCTATGACGCCGAGTCGGCAATTAAGCGATGCTGAGAAATTGAAGAAAGTTATTTTAGAATTAATTGAAACTGAACGTACTTATGTGAAG AACTTAAATAATTTGCTGGAGAACTACTTAGAACCCCTCAAACGCGAAACATTCTTATCGAATGCAGAGATAAACGCATTGTTTGGGAACATACAAGAGATTGTTACATTTCAACGACAATTTCTACAAAATCTTGATCATGCGATCGAGATGGAAGCTGATTTCAATAATTTCGACCATCCTAGTCAATTTAAG GGTGTCCTGTTTTCTATTGGAAGTGCCTTCTTATATTACGTAAATCATTTCAAGTTGTACAGTTCGTTTTGTGCTAGCCACTCAAAAGCACAAAAGGTTTTACATCCAA atGAAGGAAACCAAGCTTTACAAGAGTTCCTGCAAGCGCGCAATCCAAGGCAGCAACATTCGTCGACTTTAGAATCATACTTGATAAAACCTATTCAACGAATACTGAAATATCCGTTGTTGTTACAACAGCTTCGAAACCTAACTGACGAACGAAGTGAAGAGCACCAGCACTTGATTG AAGCCTTAAAAGGAATGGAGAAAGTAGCAGAACACATCAATGAAATGCAAAGGATTCACGAAGAATACGGAGCTATCTTTGATCACTTGTTCAGGCAACATCAAAAGTCTTGCAAACAG CCGATCGACTTAAGTCCAGGAGATCTTTTATATTATGGAGGGGTCGAATGGCTCAATATTTCCGACTTTCTTGGTAAAATCAAGAAAGGGCTGGAACTGCACGCAATGTGTTTTGTGTTTAAGTCTGCTGTCGTATTCTTGTGTAAAGAAAGGTTGAGACAGAAGAAGAAGCTTAtg GGGGTATCCACTAAAGCGAATTCCAGTGAGGTAGAAATAATTCGCTATCAAGTATTAATTCCTGTAACGGAAGTACAAGTTAGAGCTAGTTCCGCCAAAGATATGGAATCTCATTTCCTGTGGGAATTGATCCACTTAAGAAGTCAATTACAGAGAAGATCGGAGAAAGTATACGTGCTTTCTAACAG CACAACAGAATTCAGAAATGCATTTTTGAGGACGATACGTCAAATTATTCGAGAATCGGTTCGAAATATGAGTATACCATCGACGAAGCAGAACTTGAACCAACCACCGATTACCATTTCACCACGAATGTCAACTGGACATGTTGAAAAGTTTGAGAAACAGTCGGCAAGCCAGGGACAAAATGGCAGTAACAGTAGCGCCGTAACTACCGGTACGCTATCGAAAAAAACGGTTAAACCACAAATATTGCCAACTTCccataacgtaaaacgaaaaTATAGCCAATCGAAGCAAACGGTAGAGCATGAAAGTTCCGAAGATAAAGATATCGAGGAGCCAGCAGGCGCGATCAATCAACAGCAAACGACATTTCGCTCCCGAAGCAAGACTATCAGCGATACATCCG GAGAGGTGAAAGTCGAGATGGATTCAGGAACAAAATCCGAAGGAGAAGAAGATTCGCAAGCTTTTTTAGGTGAGAAGAAGGCGAATTTGGGCCGCACACCGAATCATTTGACTTTGAGCACCACTTCAACAATTTCAGCAGGAAGTACGGGTAGTCAGGCGAGACTGATCCAATCTTCTCATCAACCGGAAAATTATCAGCCGATCGCAGTCAAGGAACTTG GTTCGCCGATTTGGAAACCACGGGAATTACCCTCGCTAGGAGAGTCTACGACGTTGCCACGTAAGGGTAAGTCGGCCAGCGAGTTTGGGGATATAAGCTCATCTCATAGCGCCTCCCGAAAGTCTCTGATAGAAATCAATAATTGTGCTCAACAATCTAACTGTAATAACCACGTTTAA